One part of the Thiothrix nivea DSM 5205 genome encodes these proteins:
- the queC gene encoding 7-cyano-7-deazaguanine synthase QueC, protein MNKAVVLLSGGLDSTTVLAIAHQQGFEPYALSFCYGQRHSVELESAQRVAKAMGVKEHVIADINLRAFGGSALTADIDVPKGRDTAAMETSIPVTYVPARNTIFLSFALGWAEVLEAQHIFLGVNALDYSGYPDCRPEFIAAFENMANLATKAGVEGQQLTIHAPLINMSKADIIRKGLTLGIDYSLTSSCYDPGEHGKPCGQCDSCLLRAKGFAEVGATDPLLEKFGIQA, encoded by the coding sequence ATGAACAAGGCGGTTGTACTCCTCAGTGGCGGACTGGACTCCACCACTGTTCTTGCCATAGCCCACCAGCAAGGCTTTGAGCCGTATGCACTCTCCTTCTGCTATGGCCAGCGCCACAGTGTGGAACTGGAGTCCGCCCAACGGGTAGCAAAAGCCATGGGCGTGAAAGAACACGTCATTGCTGACATTAACTTGCGGGCTTTCGGCGGCTCTGCCCTCACTGCCGACATCGACGTGCCCAAAGGGCGTGATACTGCGGCAATGGAAACCAGTATTCCGGTGACCTATGTCCCGGCACGCAACACCATTTTCCTCTCCTTTGCCCTCGGCTGGGCAGAAGTACTGGAAGCACAACACATCTTCCTCGGCGTGAATGCGCTGGACTACTCCGGCTACCCGGATTGCCGCCCGGAATTCATCGCCGCCTTCGAGAACATGGCGAACCTGGCCACCAAGGCCGGGGTTGAGGGGCAGCAGCTCACGATCCATGCGCCGTTGATCAACATGAGCAAGGCCGACATCATCCGCAAAGGGCTGACGTTGGGCATAGATTACAGCCTCACCAGCAGTTGCTATGACCCCGGCGAACACGGCAAACCCTGTGGCCAATGCGATTCCTGTTTGTTGCGTGCAAAAGGTTTTGCGGAAGTCGGTGCAACCGACCCATTGCTAGAAAAATTCGGGATACAGGCATGA
- a CDS encoding 6-carboxytetrahydropterin synthase, with translation MNETLFYVAAAPFEAACRVENAQGSPLPAGHRARRLHGHSFLAKVRVQGAQSVGSLHQQLVECVAPLDYNDLNQFLSIPTDENLARWVRAHMALPGMASVGVQSTLHQGADLDLADNAHIWRRFRFEAAHRLPNVHAGHQCGRMHGHGFEVILHANQNLQAQDMGVDFDRLEAVWQPLHEQLHNHCLNDIAGLENPTSEMLAAWLWDRLKPELDALSWVSVYETVTAGCHYDGQHYRIWKDQRFESALRLEHTVPGDSVRRLHGHSYLLRLHLTSPLDQVMGWTVDYGDVKEAFTPIYKQLDHHYLNDLTGLEQPDPASVARWIHSQASTSLPQLDRIDLYETPGCGVVLSWGEHEPGLPV, from the coding sequence ATGAACGAAACCCTGTTTTACGTCGCTGCCGCTCCCTTTGAAGCTGCTTGCCGGGTCGAAAATGCGCAAGGCTCACCACTACCAGCAGGACACCGCGCCCGCCGCCTGCACGGCCACAGTTTCCTTGCCAAGGTGCGGGTGCAGGGTGCGCAATCGGTCGGATCGCTGCACCAACAGTTGGTGGAATGTGTTGCGCCGCTGGATTACAACGACCTGAACCAGTTCCTCTCCATTCCCACCGATGAAAACCTCGCCCGGTGGGTACGCGCCCACATGGCATTACCGGGCATGGCTTCCGTCGGCGTGCAAAGCACCCTGCACCAGGGTGCTGACCTTGACCTCGCCGACAATGCCCACATCTGGCGACGTTTCCGCTTTGAAGCAGCGCACCGCTTGCCGAACGTCCATGCCGGACATCAATGCGGGCGCATGCACGGGCATGGTTTCGAAGTCATCCTGCACGCCAACCAGAATCTGCAAGCGCAAGACATGGGCGTGGACTTCGACCGGCTGGAAGCCGTGTGGCAACCACTGCATGAACAACTCCACAACCATTGCCTGAACGACATTGCGGGGCTGGAAAACCCTACCAGCGAAATGCTGGCCGCGTGGCTGTGGGATCGGCTCAAACCCGAACTCGACGCGCTTTCGTGGGTGAGCGTGTACGAAACTGTTACTGCTGGTTGCCATTACGATGGGCAACACTACCGCATCTGGAAAGACCAGCGTTTTGAAAGCGCCCTGCGGCTGGAACACACTGTTCCCGGCGACAGTGTGCGCCGCCTGCACGGGCACAGTTACCTGCTGCGTTTGCACCTGACATCCCCGCTAGATCAGGTCATGGGTTGGACCGTCGATTATGGTGATGTAAAAGAGGCTTTCACCCCTATCTACAAGCAGCTTGACCATCATTATTTAAATGACTTAACCGGGTTGGAACAACCTGACCCTGCCAGCGTCGCCCGCTGGATACACTCGCAAGCCAGTACCAGCCTGCCGCAGCTTGACCGCATTGACCTGTATGAAACGCCTGGCTGCGGCGTGGTGCTGTCGTGGGGTGAACATGAGCCGGGGTTGCCGGTGTGA
- a CDS encoding transposase family protein: MEKKAHTVKNNLIAGLDDRDIKYLGKTRSGKVHDKRIADEEQAQVPDGYEVYRDSGFQGHQMGEGITLFEPKKKPRGGELTREEKRRNQAISRTRVVVEHVISGVKRCRCVKDVFRNWKDGFDDLVMELACGLHNFRNASRVRND; the protein is encoded by the coding sequence GTGGAAAAAAAAGCCCATACGGTGAAGAACAACCTGATTGCCGGGCTGGATGACCGTGACATCAAGTATCTGGGCAAAACCCGTAGCGGCAAGGTGCATGACAAGCGGATTGCGGACGAAGAACAGGCACAAGTGCCTGATGGTTATGAGGTTTACCGGGATTCCGGCTTTCAGGGGCATCAGATGGGTGAAGGCATCACGCTGTTTGAACCCAAAAAGAAACCCCGTGGCGGCGAACTGACCCGTGAAGAAAAGCGGCGTAACCAGGCCATTTCACGGACGCGGGTAGTGGTCGAGCATGTCATCAGCGGCGTCAAACGCTGCCGTTGTGTCAAGGACGTGTTCAGGAACTGGAAGGATGGCTTTGATGATTTGGTGATGGAACTCGCCTGCGGGCTGCACAACTTCAGGAATGCATCACGGGTTAGAAATGATTGA
- the queE gene encoding 7-carboxy-7-deazaguanine synthase, translating into MSRTYSVKEIFYTLQGEGFHAGRPALFCRFAGCNLWSGREQDRHKAQCDFCDTDFVGVNGVNGGKFRSADLLAARIEQLWLAGVQQDVNRFVVFTGGEPLLQLDTLLIDALHTRSFEIAVETNGTKPAPSGIDWICVSPKADAPLALTHGNELKLVYPQPLAMPERFAELDFGHFYLQAMDGSQQAQNTQTAIAYCMQHPQWKLSVQTHKLLGIP; encoded by the coding sequence GTGAGCAGGACATACTCCGTCAAGGAGATTTTCTACACCTTGCAGGGTGAAGGCTTTCATGCTGGCCGCCCTGCCCTATTCTGCCGCTTTGCGGGCTGCAACCTGTGGTCAGGGCGTGAGCAGGATCGGCACAAGGCACAGTGTGATTTCTGTGATACCGATTTTGTCGGAGTGAATGGGGTAAACGGTGGCAAGTTTCGCTCTGCTGACCTACTAGCGGCACGGATTGAACAGTTGTGGCTGGCAGGCGTGCAGCAGGACGTGAACCGTTTCGTGGTCTTCACCGGTGGTGAACCATTGCTGCAACTGGATACGCTACTGATTGACGCCCTGCACACTCGCAGCTTCGAGATTGCGGTGGAAACCAACGGCACCAAGCCTGCCCCGTCCGGTATCGACTGGATTTGCGTCAGTCCCAAGGCCGATGCTCCGCTGGCGCTGACGCATGGCAATGAACTGAAACTGGTGTACCCGCAACCACTGGCAATGCCGGAACGCTTCGCCGAACTGGATTTCGGGCATTTCTACCTGCAAGCAATGGATGGGTCGCAACAGGCACAGAACACGCAGACGGCTATTGCCTACTGTATGCAGCATCCGCAGTGGAAGCTAAGCGTACAGACGCACAAGCTGCTGGGAATTCCATAA